In Phormidium ambiguum IAM M-71, a single window of DNA contains:
- a CDS encoding U32 family peptidase gives MQFNTFISSISDLERCVNAPNLEEVLLEPILLARQGKLTENQVKTLAEEAVKRGLRPVLVWDILMPERVMNEVCEKLKAWDLSQFAAIRVCDPGVAYWLKIHFPKMPLQLIVETGNHNLESLLGWCEIFSETLERLILSIELPEEKLIEYCQKLPVACELLGVGQILLFYSPRSLLWERQKAEGRGQKEEDSLYEFNPNSMLYLEAKAAFEDAPNRHFPTLETIHGTLMFLDKDQFILDKLEGLRSARLHTVRLDLRHLEKNGDVAVNIDNICQQILDNPATLRLNWVRETRAPFFKANRTTALFPRMKSKVADYRNENCLAEVLTGESGKYVVFQTLRDFDVSQIQRLIMPTGEEIKIPPEIIFRNLNGEQLETFTDDQIIVTNWIKKAVPGTLLLSR, from the coding sequence ATGCAATTTAACACTTTTATTTCATCAATTTCCGATTTGGAACGGTGCGTTAATGCTCCTAATTTAGAGGAAGTGTTATTAGAACCGATATTATTAGCACGTCAGGGAAAACTTACGGAAAATCAAGTTAAAACCTTAGCAGAGGAAGCTGTAAAACGTGGATTGCGCCCGGTTTTGGTTTGGGATATTTTAATGCCAGAACGGGTAATGAATGAGGTTTGCGAAAAGTTAAAAGCGTGGGATTTAAGTCAATTTGCTGCAATTCGAGTTTGCGATCCTGGTGTTGCTTATTGGTTGAAAATTCATTTCCCGAAAATGCCATTACAATTAATTGTAGAAACGGGGAATCATAACCTAGAATCTTTGCTTGGGTGGTGCGAAATTTTTAGCGAAACTTTGGAAAGGTTGATATTATCGATCGAACTCCCCGAAGAAAAACTAATTGAATATTGCCAAAAACTGCCTGTTGCTTGCGAACTACTAGGTGTTGGACAAATTTTACTATTTTACTCGCCGCGATCGCTACTTTGGGAAAGGCAGAAGGCAGAAGGCAGAGGGCAGAAGGAAGAAGACAGTTTATATGAGTTTAATCCAAATTCAATGCTTTATTTAGAAGCTAAAGCGGCTTTTGAAGATGCACCAAATCGGCATTTTCCCACCTTAGAAACTATACATGGAACATTGATGTTTTTGGACAAAGACCAATTTATTTTGGATAAATTGGAGGGATTGCGATCGGCCCGATTGCATACAGTAAGATTAGACTTACGACATTTAGAAAAAAATGGTGATGTTGCAGTCAACATCGATAATATTTGCCAGCAAATTCTCGATAATCCAGCAACTTTACGATTAAATTGGGTTAGGGAAACTCGCGCCCCATTTTTTAAAGCAAATCGTACTACTGCGCTTTTTCCCAGAATGAAATCGAAAGTAGCGGATTACCGAAATGAGAATTGTTTAGCAGAAGTCTTAACTGGAGAAAGTGGTAAATACGTAGTTTTTCAAACCTTAAGAGATTTTGATGTTTCGCAAATTCAACGCCTGATTATGCCCACAGGTGAAGAGATTAAAATTCCCCCTGAAATTATCTTTCGTAACTTAAACGGCGAACAATTAGAAACTTTTACAGACGATCAAATTATAGTAACCAATTGGATTAAAAAAGCAGTCCCAGGAACTTTACTATTAAGTCGTTAG
- a CDS encoding ParA family protein: protein MTKIIAILNGKGGVGKTTTAINLAATLSEKSKVLLVDADIQGSASWWFERARDSWGFDLAKETNPKLLNRLRKIEGYDLVVVDTPPALRSEALTAVIAIADYLVLPTPPAPMDLAVLIETVREAVTPKGIAHRVLLTKVDSRSLGEALEAQNTLLELGIPACHAFVRAYKAHERAALDGVPITHWRGKNAREAEADYRRVANELQRDWR, encoded by the coding sequence GTGACTAAAATCATCGCAATTCTAAACGGTAAGGGAGGCGTAGGAAAAACCACTACAGCTATTAATTTAGCTGCAACCCTCTCAGAGAAATCAAAAGTTCTTTTGGTTGATGCAGATATTCAAGGCTCTGCTAGTTGGTGGTTTGAACGGGCTAGAGATTCCTGGGGATTTGACTTAGCCAAAGAAACAAATCCTAAACTTTTGAATCGTTTACGTAAAATAGAAGGCTATGATTTAGTAGTGGTAGACACACCTCCGGCGCTGCGCTCGGAAGCATTAACAGCTGTCATAGCGATCGCAGATTATCTAGTTTTGCCCACACCTCCAGCACCGATGGATTTAGCCGTACTCATTGAAACCGTCAGGGAAGCCGTTACACCAAAAGGTATCGCCCATCGCGTGTTGCTCACCAAAGTCGATTCGCGGAGTTTGGGCGAAGCACTAGAAGCACAAAACACGCTTTTAGAACTAGGAATCCCCGCTTGTCATGCTTTTGTGCGGGCTTATAAAGCTCACGAAAGAGCCGCATTAGATGGCGTACCGATTACTCATTGGCGCGGCAAAAATGCGCGGGAGGCTGAAGCAGACTACCGCCGAGTGGCTAACGAATTACAGCGAGATTGGAGGTAA
- a CDS encoding site-2 protease family protein, protein MNGSIRIGNLFGIPFFVHPTWFFILGLVTLSYSSQLGLVLGLIIALMLFASVLAHELGHSFAAIRQGIEVKSITLFLFGGLANLAEESKTPAGAFWVAIAGPLVSFLLFGLFTIIGVSAGISGPLAQILGLLAYTNLALGIFNLIPGLPLDGGNVLKALVWKITGNPFTGVIFAGRFGQVFGLLGISFGLAIVSGLLGSGFAGGWWYALIGWFLLQNAGRAVQYARLQDQLTNLKAEEAINPNSPIVLESISLRKFANDYVIGKDVWRKFLVIDEQGRLVGEMAVDDMRSVATDLWPFTPVSELTKPVDRTKVVTANESLLDVAKLIEQTNVTELPVVQADGVLVGLLEKEAIAKLLESKLQKR, encoded by the coding sequence ATGAACGGTTCTATTCGCATTGGTAATTTATTTGGCATTCCCTTTTTCGTCCATCCCACTTGGTTTTTCATTTTGGGATTGGTGACGTTAAGCTATAGCAGCCAACTGGGTTTAGTACTGGGATTAATTATAGCTTTAATGCTATTTGCCTCTGTCTTGGCGCATGAACTAGGACATAGTTTCGCTGCTATTCGTCAAGGAATAGAAGTCAAATCAATTACTTTATTTTTGTTTGGCGGTTTAGCTAATTTAGCAGAAGAATCTAAGACTCCAGCAGGGGCTTTTTGGGTGGCTATTGCAGGCCCATTAGTTAGTTTTCTGCTGTTTGGATTGTTTACAATTATTGGTGTAAGCGCGGGTATATCTGGGCCTTTGGCGCAAATTTTAGGATTGCTAGCTTATACTAATCTAGCGTTGGGTATATTCAACTTAATTCCTGGTTTACCTTTAGATGGTGGAAATGTTCTGAAAGCTTTGGTTTGGAAAATCACTGGCAATCCTTTTACAGGTGTGATTTTTGCTGGTAGATTTGGTCAAGTCTTTGGGTTACTAGGAATTAGTTTTGGATTAGCGATTGTTTCAGGATTATTAGGAAGTGGTTTTGCGGGTGGTTGGTGGTACGCATTAATTGGTTGGTTTTTGTTACAAAATGCTGGTCGCGCAGTTCAATATGCGAGATTGCAAGACCAACTCACCAATTTAAAAGCTGAGGAAGCTATTAATCCTAACAGTCCAATTGTTTTGGAATCAATTTCTCTGCGAAAATTTGCTAATGATTATGTGATTGGTAAAGATGTTTGGCGCAAGTTTTTAGTCATCGATGAGCAAGGCAGATTAGTAGGAGAAATGGCTGTTGATGACATGAGAAGCGTTGCTACCGATCTTTGGCCTTTTACGCCAGTAAGTGAACTGACAAAACCTGTAGACAGAACTAAGGTTGTAACTGCCAATGAATCATTGCTTGATGTGGCAAAATTGATCGAGCAAACTAATGTTACTGAACTGCCTGTAGTTCAAGCTGATGGTGTGTTGGTGGGATTATTGGAAAAGGAAGCGATCGCCAAATTGTTGGAATCTAAATTGCAAAAACGCTAA
- a CDS encoding 2TM domain-containing protein, producing the protein MTPTSQNHQVTRYYKQEDIQQILQIAISRQANDGEFSREQLWEIADELDIDPQTLEFAEKEWLLRQGEQRKRQEFNLYRRNKFKKHFGKYAITNSFLMLFNFMVVGHLTWSLYLLLLWGLGLGLNAWNTFQSDGEEYEKAFQMWYRRYQFKETVNSFFDKLLKAW; encoded by the coding sequence ATGACACCCACATCTCAGAACCACCAAGTCACTCGCTATTACAAGCAAGAAGATATTCAACAAATTCTCCAAATCGCTATTTCTCGGCAAGCTAACGATGGCGAATTTTCCCGCGAACAACTGTGGGAAATCGCCGATGAATTAGATATCGATCCGCAAACCTTAGAATTTGCTGAAAAAGAATGGTTACTCAGACAAGGAGAACAAAGAAAGCGCCAAGAATTTAACTTATATCGCCGCAATAAATTTAAAAAGCATTTTGGTAAATATGCAATTACTAATTCATTTTTAATGTTGTTCAACTTTATGGTAGTTGGACATTTAACTTGGTCGCTTTATTTGCTGTTGTTGTGGGGCTTAGGTTTGGGACTAAACGCCTGGAACACCTTTCAATCCGACGGTGAGGAATACGAAAAAGCTTTTCAAATGTGGTATCGTCGCTACCAATTTAAAGAAACAGTTAATAGCTTTTTCGATAAGTTATTAAAAGCGTGGTAA
- a CDS encoding Mo-dependent nitrogenase C-terminal domain-containing protein, with amino-acid sequence MSIITNNYHKYLSIVDYILQPIRQILDDIDVRDRQFAQLICRLIPAQCPFARDIKVFGQTILHIPPLCKINPLYDQLMSLRFRALSYLADRCGEDITIYCV; translated from the coding sequence ATGAGTATTATTACTAACAACTATCACAAATATCTCAGTATTGTAGATTACATTTTACAGCCAATTCGTCAAATTTTAGATGACATAGATGTGCGCGATCGCCAATTTGCCCAGCTAATCTGTCGTTTAATTCCAGCACAATGTCCCTTTGCGAGAGATATTAAAGTTTTTGGGCAAACAATTTTACACATTCCCCCACTTTGTAAAATTAATCCTCTCTACGATCAACTGATGAGTTTACGCTTTCGGGCTTTATCTTATTTAGCCGATCGATGTGGAGAGGATATCACTATTTATTGTGTTTAA
- a CDS encoding sodium:calcium antiporter gives MTNLSLEISILLFIISAAVIVVSGTFIAGIADRLAQKTKLGQALMGALFLGFSTSLPGIVTSITAALSNYPVLALSNALGDIAVQTAFLGIADITYLEANLEYAAASAATLTQGSLLIVLLTLPLLATAYPLINFWGIHPASVGLVVTYIFGLRLVSAAYSSPMWKTQDTENNEILIEENDDSSTIKLWVYFVLLAVILAMAGYVVEQAGVSIAKSTNLSENAVGSLFTAICTSLPELVTTIAAVQRRAFTLAVSGVLGGNSFDVLVLALCDLAYRKGSIYQALTERQVFVVALTILMTGILLLGLLRREKHGIGNIGFESFLLLLLYLGGFLLVFFSG, from the coding sequence TTGACTAACTTATCACTAGAAATTAGTATTTTATTATTTATAATCTCGGCTGCGGTAATTGTCGTCAGTGGCACTTTCATAGCTGGAATTGCCGATCGCCTAGCACAAAAAACTAAACTTGGCCAAGCATTAATGGGTGCTTTATTCTTAGGATTTAGTACTTCTTTGCCAGGAATCGTTACTTCAATTACTGCTGCTTTAAGTAATTATCCAGTACTAGCATTGAGTAATGCGCTAGGTGATATTGCTGTACAAACAGCCTTTTTAGGCATAGCTGACATCACTTATTTAGAGGCAAATTTAGAATATGCCGCTGCTTCTGCTGCCACTTTAACTCAAGGAAGTTTACTAATAGTTTTATTAACTCTTCCTTTACTAGCAACTGCTTATCCATTAATTAACTTTTGGGGTATTCATCCTGCTTCTGTTGGATTAGTTGTTACTTATATATTTGGCTTGCGTTTAGTATCAGCTGCCTACAGTTCCCCGATGTGGAAAACTCAGGATACAGAAAATAATGAAATATTAATCGAAGAGAATGATGATTCGTCAACAATTAAGTTATGGGTATATTTCGTATTACTGGCTGTCATTCTAGCTATGGCGGGATATGTTGTGGAACAAGCTGGTGTTTCTATTGCTAAATCCACCAATCTTTCCGAAAATGCTGTAGGTAGTTTATTCACTGCAATTTGTACATCATTACCGGAATTAGTAACTACGATCGCAGCTGTACAACGTCGCGCCTTTACTTTAGCAGTCAGTGGCGTTCTCGGTGGTAATAGCTTTGATGTCTTAGTTTTAGCTTTGTGCGATCTCGCTTATCGTAAAGGTTCCATTTATCAAGCTTTAACAGAACGTCAAGTATTTGTTGTAGCTTTAACAATTTTAATGACTGGGATTCTACTCTTGGGCTTGTTGCGACGGGAAAAACATGGAATTGGCAACATTGGCTTCGAGAGTTTTCTATTATTACTGTTGTATCTTGGCGGGTTTTTGTTAGTGTTTTTTTCGGGTTGA
- the glsA gene encoding glutaminase A — MIDESEVIRSPLLSVLEDLHIKYQQLQEGKLANYIPELAKVNPDLFSICVMTTDGQVFAVGDCQHLFTIQSISKVFVYGMALEEHGREYVLTKVGVEPTGDAFNSIVLDEMSKRPYNPMVNAGAIAITSLIKGSGPTERLNRMLEMFKKYIGHDIFIDISVFMSERTTGHRNRAMAHLMLNFGMIDQKIEEVLDLYFQQCSLMVNCQDLAVMAATLANNGINPITREQAVKSDYVRDILSVMYTCGMYNFAGEWAYKVGLPAKSGVSGGLIVVVPNKMGIAVFSPLLDERGNSVRGVKVCEELSQQYCLHIFDYLRGSCKFNGN; from the coding sequence ATGATTGACGAATCTGAGGTTATTCGATCGCCCTTGCTATCTGTATTAGAAGATTTACATATTAAATATCAGCAGTTACAAGAAGGGAAGTTAGCAAATTATATTCCCGAATTGGCCAAAGTCAATCCAGATTTATTTAGTATCTGTGTAATGACCACAGACGGCCAAGTTTTTGCTGTCGGAGATTGCCAACATTTATTTACAATTCAATCAATTTCTAAAGTTTTTGTTTATGGAATGGCACTAGAAGAACATGGAAGAGAATATGTTTTAACAAAAGTTGGCGTAGAACCGACAGGAGACGCTTTTAATTCAATTGTATTAGATGAAATGTCTAAACGACCTTATAATCCAATGGTAAATGCGGGTGCGATCGCTATCACCAGTTTAATTAAAGGTTCAGGACCCACAGAAAGATTAAACCGAATGTTGGAGATGTTCAAGAAATATATTGGTCATGATATTTTTATTGATATTTCTGTGTTCATGTCGGAAAGAACTACCGGACATCGTAACCGAGCAATGGCACATTTAATGCTCAATTTTGGCATGATCGATCAGAAAATTGAAGAAGTCTTAGACTTATATTTTCAACAATGTTCGTTAATGGTAAACTGTCAAGACTTAGCAGTAATGGCAGCAACTTTAGCGAATAATGGTATTAATCCAATAACCAGAGAACAGGCAGTAAAAAGTGATTACGTGCGCGATATTTTAAGTGTAATGTATACCTGTGGAATGTACAATTTTGCAGGTGAATGGGCTTATAAAGTTGGTCTTCCAGCAAAAAGTGGAGTTTCTGGCGGCTTAATTGTAGTAGTACCAAACAAAATGGGAATAGCGGTGTTTTCTCCCCTTTTAGACGAACGCGGAAATAGCGTGCGCGGGGTGAAAGTTTGTGAGGAACTTTCCCAACAGTATTGCTTACATATTTTTGATTATTTGCGGGGAAGTTGTAAGTTTAACGGGAATTGA
- a CDS encoding DoxX family protein has protein sequence MQKYIPLIARAFLSAVFLKSAFDKITGFAGTQQYMSQNGIPLQLTALLLVGAIVFELLGGFSVLLGYKSRWGSILLIIFLIPATLIFHTNFADRMQVIQFMKNLAILGGLLMVYYYGSGPISLDERT, from the coding sequence ATGCAAAAATATATTCCCCTCATAGCAAGGGCTTTTCTATCTGCCGTTTTTCTGAAATCTGCTTTTGATAAAATAACAGGGTTTGCGGGAACGCAACAGTATATGTCACAGAATGGTATTCCATTACAGTTAACAGCTTTGTTGTTAGTTGGTGCGATCGTCTTTGAATTGTTAGGCGGTTTTTCGGTTTTACTTGGTTACAAATCTCGATGGGGAAGCATTCTCCTAATTATCTTTTTAATTCCCGCAACTTTGATTTTCCACACTAATTTTGCTGACAGAATGCAAGTAATTCAATTTATGAAAAACTTGGCAATTTTGGGAGGATTATTAATGGTTTATTATTATGGTTCAGGGCCTATTAGCTTGGATGAAAGAACTTAA
- the der gene encoding ribosome biogenesis GTPase Der — MPLPVVAIIGRPNVGKSTIVNRLAGGKDAIVHDEPGVTRDRTYRRAYWCDREFTVVDTGGLVFDDDTEFLPLIREQAMAALAEASAAIFVVDGQAGPTAGDEEIAEWLRTQKVPILLAVNKCESPDQGLTQATQFWELGLGEPYPVSGIHGSGTGELLDRLVTFLPPLEEIDDTEEIKVAIVGRPNVGKSSLLNAFVGENRAIVSPISGTTRDAIDTVIQHNDKRFRLIDTAGIRKKKNVEYGPEFFGVNRAFKAIRRADVVLLVIDALDGVTEQDQKLAGRIEEEGRACVIVVNKWDAVEKDSYTIYDHQEELKSRLNFIDWAEGIFVSAQTGQRVEKILELVEIAAAEHKRRVSTAVINEVIEEALRWHSPPVSRQGKQGKLYYGTQVTSEPPTIVLFVNDPTRFNDNYRRYIQSQFRKQLGFRGTPLRLLWRGKKSRELESGSKNRATRV, encoded by the coding sequence ATGCCATTGCCTGTAGTCGCTATTATCGGTCGCCCAAATGTGGGCAAATCTACCATTGTCAATCGTTTGGCAGGGGGAAAGGATGCTATTGTTCATGATGAACCTGGAGTAACGCGCGATCGCACTTATCGACGTGCTTACTGGTGCGATCGAGAATTTACCGTTGTCGATACAGGCGGTTTAGTTTTCGACGACGACACCGAATTTTTACCATTGATCCGCGAACAAGCAATGGCAGCATTAGCTGAAGCAAGTGCCGCTATATTTGTAGTAGACGGACAGGCAGGGCCAACCGCAGGAGATGAAGAAATTGCCGAATGGTTACGCACGCAAAAAGTACCCATTCTTTTAGCAGTTAATAAATGCGAATCTCCCGATCAAGGTTTAACTCAAGCTACCCAATTTTGGGAATTAGGATTAGGTGAACCTTACCCTGTTTCCGGGATTCATGGTAGCGGTACAGGGGAATTACTCGATCGATTAGTTACCTTTTTGCCACCGCTTGAAGAAATAGACGACACAGAAGAAATCAAAGTAGCAATAGTCGGTCGTCCGAATGTAGGAAAATCGAGTTTATTAAACGCATTTGTCGGGGAAAATCGGGCTATTGTGAGCCCAATTTCGGGAACTACCAGAGATGCGATCGACACAGTTATTCAACATAACGACAAGCGATTTCGGTTAATTGATACTGCGGGAATTCGGAAAAAGAAAAACGTCGAATATGGGCCGGAATTTTTCGGCGTTAACCGTGCCTTCAAAGCCATTCGTCGCGCCGATGTTGTCCTATTAGTAATTGATGCTTTAGATGGCGTTACCGAACAAGACCAAAAATTAGCCGGACGTATCGAAGAAGAAGGTCGCGCCTGTGTAATTGTGGTTAATAAATGGGATGCTGTCGAGAAAGATTCATATACCATTTACGATCATCAAGAAGAACTAAAATCGCGGTTGAATTTTATCGATTGGGCAGAAGGAATTTTTGTTAGTGCCCAGACAGGACAAAGAGTAGAAAAAATCCTTGAATTAGTAGAAATAGCTGCCGCCGAACATAAACGTCGAGTATCGACTGCGGTAATTAATGAAGTAATCGAAGAAGCATTAAGATGGCATAGTCCGCCAGTGAGTCGTCAAGGTAAACAAGGCAAACTTTACTATGGTACGCAAGTTACCAGCGAACCTCCAACGATCGTACTTTTTGTCAACGATCCGACGCGCTTTAATGATAACTATCGTCGCTATATTCAAAGTCAATTCCGTAAACAATTAGGCTTTAGAGGTACACCATTACGGTTACTTTGGCGCGGCAAAAAATCCCGCGAACTAGAAAGCGGAAGTAAAAATCGCGCAACTCGTGTTTAA
- a CDS encoding energy-coupling factor transporter transmembrane component T family protein codes for MDLLKTLPLGLYLEQPITWLHKLDPRVKLAWLMSFLFAPILANSLLRIGLVLLLILFTLTARIPLRVWKQQMGWLLILSFLVFILSAIAPDGLAVSYQPRLPENGIIPTAPTLQAKNNPTPQISQPQTPQPKAWDFSQYNYILFKSGPFTVSRRSLELAIRVSTLLFTLIYSTNLFLLTTAPEEITSGIENLMQPLRKFNWPVTEIALTLTLSLRFIPLVLEEIQNLVRSIWTRAINWKKLGIRRSIKVWLMVAERLLQNLLLRAEQISSAMKVRGFTSPNQHQVNWHQLRFLRLDWLAMAALAVFWGMRLIWGHGVM; via the coding sequence ATGGATTTATTAAAAACATTACCGTTAGGACTTTACTTAGAACAACCAATTACTTGGTTACATAAACTCGATCCCAGAGTCAAACTTGCCTGGTTAATGAGTTTTTTGTTTGCCCCAATTTTAGCTAATTCCCTATTAAGAATTGGCTTAGTATTATTATTAATCTTATTTACCTTAACAGCCAGAATCCCTTTGCGGGTGTGGAAACAACAAATGGGTTGGTTGCTAATTTTAAGTTTTCTAGTTTTTATTTTAAGCGCGATCGCACCAGACGGACTAGCAGTTAGCTATCAACCAAGACTCCCCGAAAATGGCATAATTCCTACAGCACCAACTCTTCAAGCTAAAAATAACCCCACTCCACAAATTAGCCAACCGCAAACACCACAACCAAAAGCTTGGGATTTTTCTCAATATAATTACATCTTATTCAAAAGTGGGCCGTTTACTGTGAGTCGCAGGTCTTTAGAGTTAGCAATTCGCGTTAGTACATTACTTTTTACCTTAATTTATAGTACAAATTTATTCTTGTTAACCACAGCGCCCGAAGAAATTACCTCTGGAATTGAAAATTTAATGCAGCCTTTGCGGAAATTCAATTGGCCTGTGACTGAAATTGCGCTAACCTTAACTTTATCTTTGCGGTTTATTCCTTTAGTCTTAGAAGAGATTCAGAACTTAGTGCGATCGATCTGGACAAGGGCAATAAACTGGAAAAAATTAGGTATTCGGAGAAGTATTAAAGTTTGGTTGATGGTAGCCGAAAGGTTATTGCAAAACTTGTTATTACGCGCCGAACAAATTTCTAGCGCCATGAAAGTGCGTGGTTTTACTAGCCCAAATCAACACCAAGTAAATTGGCATCAATTGCGATTTTTAAGACTTGATTGGTTAGCAATGGCAGCTTTAGCTGTATTCTGGGGAATGCGATTAATCTGGGGTCACGGAGTGATGTAA
- the pipX gene encoding transcriptional coactivator PipX: MSNETYLNHPTFGLLYRVSVLEENKELYTTLYAQRLFFLVTTLAAGLTCEPISRSDSRLLVENRLRMLRRAGQTEEYDKLMLIHQRTFQ, translated from the coding sequence ATGAGTAACGAGACTTACCTGAATCACCCTACATTTGGCCTGCTTTACCGAGTTTCCGTGTTGGAGGAAAATAAAGAGTTGTACACCACACTCTATGCCCAACGCCTATTTTTTTTAGTAACTACATTGGCTGCTGGACTTACCTGCGAACCAATTAGCCGTTCTGATTCGCGTCTGTTGGTAGAAAATCGCCTGAGAATGTTAAGGCGTGCAGGTCAAACTGAAGAATACGATAAGCTGATGTTGATTCACCAGCGTACTTTTCAATGA
- a CDS encoding YggS family pyridoxal phosphate-dependent enzyme, whose product MTSSQLSNTITDRIAKVRQQLPETVRLIAVSKQVSVEAIREAYTAGIRDFGESRVQEVAVKQSQLQDLPDITWHLIGHLQTNKAKKALEHFQWIQSLDSLKLAQTLDRLATSLSTNPQVLLQVKLLPDPNKYGWTVEELFQDLPALNECQNIQIKGLMTIAPLNLSEPENLTLFQNTRSLAAQIQEQNWSNIQMQHLSMGMSDDYHLAVQGGATMVRLGRTLFGERS is encoded by the coding sequence ATGACTTCCTCTCAATTGTCTAACACTATTACCGATCGCATCGCCAAAGTCCGTCAACAACTCCCAGAAACCGTTCGCTTAATTGCTGTGAGTAAACAGGTATCAGTAGAGGCGATACGGGAAGCATACACAGCTGGTATCCGCGACTTTGGGGAAAGTCGAGTGCAGGAAGTTGCAGTCAAACAATCTCAGCTGCAAGATTTACCTGATATCACTTGGCACTTAATTGGGCATTTACAAACCAACAAAGCGAAAAAAGCTTTAGAACATTTTCAATGGATTCAGTCTTTAGATAGTTTAAAGTTAGCCCAAACATTAGATCGTTTAGCAACATCTTTGTCAACAAATCCTCAAGTTTTGTTGCAAGTAAAATTGTTACCCGATCCTAATAAGTACGGTTGGACAGTAGAGGAACTTTTCCAAGATTTACCCGCACTTAATGAGTGTCAAAACATACAAATTAAAGGGTTAATGACGATTGCTCCCCTGAATTTATCAGAACCGGAAAATTTGACATTGTTTCAAAATACACGCTCTTTGGCAGCACAAATTCAGGAACAAAATTGGTCAAATATTCAAATGCAACACTTGTCAATGGGAATGTCAGACGATTATCATTTAGCAGTCCAAGGTGGAGCAACGATGGTACGCTTAGGACGCACACTATTTGGAGAACGGTCTTGA
- a CDS encoding cell division protein SepF, with translation MNIFSKLKDFVGLNEPASYEYDEYDEVDERGKYQNTYQEQNTQSSTDEDNRQRRRLRDRMSVVPETTTTNTTTTNIGSTMNNVIGMPGVTNGFSEVLVMEPRTFEEMPQAIQALRERKSVVLNLTMMDPDQAQRAVDFIAGGTYAIDGHQERIGESIFLFTPSCVQVSTQSGVIHEVPQQNNPQVQVRAPRPTNPAANWTNTTEQRFIQSL, from the coding sequence GTGAATATCTTCAGTAAACTCAAGGATTTCGTTGGTCTGAATGAACCAGCGTCTTACGAGTACGATGAATACGACGAGGTAGACGAAAGAGGTAAGTACCAAAACACCTACCAAGAACAAAATACCCAATCATCTACGGATGAGGATAACCGCCAACGTCGTCGGTTACGCGATCGCATGAGTGTAGTACCAGAAACCACAACCACAAACACAACAACTACAAATATTGGCTCAACAATGAACAACGTGATTGGTATGCCTGGAGTAACTAATGGATTTTCGGAAGTTCTGGTAATGGAACCCCGTACTTTTGAAGAAATGCCCCAAGCTATTCAAGCTTTGCGGGAACGGAAGTCAGTAGTATTAAACCTGACTATGATGGACCCCGACCAAGCACAACGGGCTGTAGACTTTATTGCAGGCGGTACTTACGCGATCGATGGACATCAAGAAAGAATTGGCGAAAGCATTTTCTTGTTTACTCCTAGCTGCGTACAAGTTAGTACTCAATCTGGTGTAATTCACGAAGTACCACAACAAAACAACCCACAAGTACAAGTACGTGCACCTCGGCCAACTAATCCTGCTGCCAATTGGACAAATACAACTGAACAACGTTTTATTCAGTCTCTTTAA